A region from the Cydia fagiglandana chromosome 23, ilCydFagi1.1, whole genome shotgun sequence genome encodes:
- the LOC134675769 gene encoding antifreeze protein Maxi: MAVEYRAVVAVAAAAVALEAVAAAAAVAAAVAVAVAVAQAAAVALAAEAAVVAAVVAAAAAVALAAEAAVVAAVVAAAAAVAAAAVAVALEAAVAVALEAAVAVALAAVVAVALAAAVVVALAAAVAVALAAAVAPTNGVQEEEEKRT, encoded by the exons ATGGCGGTGGAATACAG GGCGGTGGTGGCGgtagcggcggcggcggtggcgctGGAGGCGgtagcggcggcggcggcagtggcggcggcggtggcggtAGCGGTGGCGGTAGCGCAGGCGGCGGCGGTAGCGCTGGCGGCGGAGGCCGCGGTAGTGGCGGCGGtagtggcggcggcggcggcggtagCGCTGGCGGCGGAGGCCGCGGTAGTGGCGGCGGtagtggcggcggcggcggcggtagcggcggcggcggtggcggtAGCGCTGGAGGCGGCGGTGGCGGTAGCGCTGGAGGCGGCGGTGGCGGTAGCGCTGGCGGCGGTGGTGGCGGTAGCGCTGGCGGCGGCGGTGGTGGTAGCGCtggcggcggcggtggcggtAGCGCTGGCGGCGGCGGTGGCTCCAACAAATGG gGTGCAGGAGGAGGAGGAGAAGCGGACGTAG